A genomic segment from Pseudalkalibacillus berkeleyi encodes:
- a CDS encoding M15 family metallopeptidase, whose protein sequence is MNRNDNPLPHVHPLQDWKKIPIHENKEELVSMQSIDSGLLLVKPQYHEKGIVGALNDCYVRREVAIMLVEAARKLPNGYKLMIWDGWRPFSVQSQLYDAYVNQLSNDFPEFSEERLIESARQFVSYPNEDEESPAPHFTGGAVDVTIVDSNGDQLQMGTEFDEFTNSAWTKFYEEKNNTEDLTEDEETFMKNRRLLQHVMTTSGFTNYPAEWWHFDHGNQWWAKQSNEPVAKYGLVKLET, encoded by the coding sequence ATGAACCGAAACGACAATCCTTTACCGCATGTCCACCCATTACAGGATTGGAAGAAAATTCCGATTCATGAAAATAAGGAAGAATTAGTTTCTATGCAAAGTATCGACTCTGGCTTACTACTCGTGAAACCTCAATATCATGAAAAGGGAATCGTAGGGGCATTGAATGATTGCTATGTCCGTAGAGAAGTAGCGATCATGTTGGTTGAAGCAGCACGGAAACTCCCCAACGGATATAAACTGATGATATGGGATGGGTGGCGACCTTTTTCGGTTCAAAGCCAGCTCTATGACGCATACGTGAATCAGCTGTCTAATGATTTTCCAGAATTTTCAGAAGAACGGTTGATTGAAAGTGCTCGTCAATTTGTATCTTATCCAAATGAAGATGAAGAGTCCCCAGCACCTCACTTTACTGGTGGGGCTGTTGATGTGACAATCGTGGACTCTAACGGTGATCAGCTTCAAATGGGAACCGAATTTGATGAATTTACAAATAGCGCATGGACCAAATTTTATGAAGAGAAGAATAACACCGAAGATTTGACTGAAGATGAAGAAACATTTATGAAAAATCGCAGACTTCTCCAACATGTCATGACGACATCTGGATTCACGAACTACCCAGCTGAATGGTGGCATTTTGACCATGGAAACCAATGGTGGGCGAAACAAAGCAATGAACCAGTAGCTAAATATGGATTAGTAAAACTAGAAACTTAA
- a CDS encoding peptidoglycan D,D-transpeptidase FtsI family protein, with protein MDNMEQKKNRKRFLPARLNLLFLVVFLLFTVLIIRLGFIQIVNGEHFRTQSELTKNIVASVQTERGKMFDRNGQLIVSNIPSFALTYIRVQGTGHEEHMRYAEKLAPLISMPVDKITTRDREDFWIVKKGIQKAYELKLTKEERDPEDEDKKIEDKELYKMVLDRITDEDLKEVGVFHAETNEDLEVDQLTSIEESRNLEILAIKRELDKSTNLEVSFIKKDLTEIEMAVIGEHLGELEGRFGISSTAERTYPEGNEFFFGKIKDIPAESIDHFLLRGYARNDQVGTTHLEKQYEGILSGKDKTYTFTTTKSGQPIGSPIVTPGSRGHDLVLSIDMKLQKEIADILDKSILKARKDGPVTSAYVVMMEPNSGEVLAMVGRKLDGGKFKDDSYKTLQSAFEMGSTVKGATVLAIHQMGAAPYINDKMIDLPSSGNFRSYTQNIGTVNDIHALEQSSNIYMGIGVGTHAGFSFANAGGTYKARVTYGTKFEKTFQKLRDVYSSVGLGVKTGIDLPDEALGFIGNIPYDSPGNLLHYSIGQFDTYTPIQMAQYASVIANGGYRVQPHLLKEVRYSTGTDELGSLVSKFDTNVINRVDNTDEEIKRVQDGFYLVTHGARGTAKQLSGTKIAGKTGTAQIKGPGKYNLTFIGYAPYDNPEVAFSVVLPNASGGAVNKDIAGDIVDAYYNRDQLDVEDSTDEDQEQPENE; from the coding sequence ATGGATAACATGGAGCAAAAGAAAAATAGGAAGAGGTTTCTTCCAGCGAGGTTGAATCTACTATTCTTAGTCGTGTTTCTGTTATTCACTGTACTTATCATTCGGTTAGGGTTTATACAAATTGTCAACGGTGAGCATTTTCGAACACAATCTGAGCTCACAAAGAACATTGTAGCATCAGTCCAAACCGAAAGAGGAAAAATGTTCGATCGCAATGGACAGCTAATCGTCTCTAATATCCCTTCATTTGCTTTAACTTATATACGTGTGCAAGGAACAGGACATGAGGAACATATGCGATATGCTGAAAAGCTTGCCCCATTAATTTCAATGCCAGTTGATAAGATCACAACACGAGATCGAGAAGATTTCTGGATTGTAAAAAAAGGGATTCAAAAAGCTTACGAACTTAAACTAACAAAAGAAGAGCGAGATCCAGAAGATGAAGATAAGAAAATAGAAGATAAAGAATTATATAAAATGGTTTTAGATCGTATAACGGATGAAGATCTGAAGGAAGTAGGCGTGTTTCACGCTGAAACCAATGAAGATCTAGAAGTTGATCAACTCACATCAATAGAAGAATCAAGGAACTTAGAAATCCTTGCTATAAAAAGAGAGCTAGACAAATCTACTAACCTTGAAGTTAGTTTTATTAAAAAAGACCTGACAGAAATCGAGATGGCTGTCATTGGGGAGCACCTTGGCGAACTCGAAGGACGTTTCGGAATATCCTCCACAGCAGAACGAACGTACCCAGAAGGAAATGAATTCTTTTTTGGTAAGATTAAAGACATTCCAGCTGAATCAATCGATCATTTTCTGCTGAGAGGTTATGCGAGAAATGATCAAGTCGGAACGACGCATTTGGAAAAGCAATATGAAGGCATTTTGAGTGGAAAAGACAAAACGTATACCTTTACAACGACGAAGTCTGGGCAGCCAATTGGTTCTCCAATTGTTACACCTGGTAGTAGAGGACATGATCTTGTTCTTTCAATTGATATGAAATTACAAAAAGAAATCGCGGATATATTGGATAAGAGTATTCTAAAAGCTCGAAAAGATGGACCGGTAACGAGTGCATATGTTGTTATGATGGAGCCAAACTCAGGCGAAGTTCTTGCGATGGTTGGTCGAAAGCTCGATGGCGGAAAATTTAAGGATGATTCGTACAAAACCCTACAAAGCGCATTTGAAATGGGATCTACAGTAAAGGGTGCAACCGTCCTTGCTATCCATCAGATGGGAGCTGCTCCTTATATTAACGATAAGATGATTGATCTACCCAGTTCCGGTAACTTTCGTTCTTATACCCAAAATATTGGTACTGTAAATGATATTCATGCTCTAGAACAATCATCCAATATTTATATGGGTATTGGGGTTGGTACGCATGCAGGATTTTCATTTGCTAATGCTGGTGGAACATACAAAGCCCGTGTAACATATGGCACAAAATTTGAGAAAACGTTTCAAAAGCTCAGGGATGTGTACAGTTCTGTTGGATTAGGTGTGAAAACGGGTATAGACTTACCAGATGAAGCACTAGGGTTTATAGGAAATATTCCATATGACTCACCAGGGAACTTGTTGCATTATTCTATTGGCCAGTTTGATACGTACACTCCAATTCAAATGGCTCAGTATGCATCAGTAATAGCTAATGGGGGATACAGAGTACAACCCCATTTATTAAAAGAAGTTCGTTATTCAACGGGTACGGATGAGCTTGGGTCATTAGTTTCTAAATTTGACACAAACGTCATAAATCGTGTTGACAATACTGATGAAGAAATTAAACGAGTTCAAGATGGATTTTACTTGGTTACACATGGAGCTAGGGGAACTGCCAAACAATTAAGTGGTACGAAAATAGCAGGAAAGACTGGTACAGCACAGATTAAAGGTCCAGGTAAATATAATTTAACCTTTATTGGATATGCACCTTACGATAATCCAGAAGTTGCATTCTCTGTAGTACTTCCTAACGCAAGTGGTGGTGCCGTCAATAAAGATATCGCCGGAGACATTGTAGATGCTTACTATAATCGCGATCAGCTTGACGTTGAAGATAGTACTGACGAGGACCAGGAACAACCTGAAAACGAGTAA
- a CDS encoding lysine N(6)-hydroxylase/L-ornithine N(5)-oxygenase family protein, producing MYDVIGVGIGPFNLGLAALADQVDGMDALFFDQSAKFEWHPGMLIEGSDLQVPFLADLVTLADPTNPHSFLNYLHANNRLYKFYFFNRFDIPRREYSDYAAWVASRLDNCSFGKRVIDVKYNAQESEAYYEVVVHDIETQAVEHFFSKHIVMGTGSVPLVPMETEGCSTEDVFHSSQFRFYEEEAKRSNSITVIGSGQSAAEVFYELLADQHQYRYDLTWYTRSVGFLQLESAKLGQEVFSPDYVSYFHELSFEDRKNALSTLGQLRKGIDPETLKKIYDLLYHRSVDQQTRNVTIQPLTEVQKIQNAENESGYQLSCHQWQKGESFRHHSEKVVLATGYKPHIPKWFEKFNDQIEWEDEKRYKVSIDYRLQFKNQRNNHIFTLTNLEHSHGAGATNLGLSVYRNQQIINTICGEEVYPITQETVFQQFEENEKADL from the coding sequence ATGTACGATGTAATTGGCGTAGGGATTGGTCCGTTTAATTTGGGGCTTGCTGCATTAGCGGATCAAGTGGATGGAATGGATGCACTTTTCTTTGATCAGAGCGCGAAATTTGAATGGCATCCAGGTATGTTAATTGAAGGTAGTGATTTACAAGTTCCTTTTCTTGCGGATCTCGTTACTTTAGCAGATCCAACGAATCCTCATTCTTTTTTAAATTATCTACATGCTAACAATCGGCTATATAAATTTTACTTCTTCAATCGTTTTGATATACCAAGACGTGAATATAGTGATTATGCAGCATGGGTTGCATCACGATTAGATAATTGTTCATTTGGAAAACGTGTCATAGATGTTAAGTACAACGCTCAAGAGTCAGAAGCCTATTATGAGGTAGTTGTACATGATATTGAAACGCAAGCTGTTGAACACTTTTTTTCAAAGCATATCGTGATGGGTACGGGAAGTGTTCCACTCGTTCCAATGGAAACAGAAGGGTGTTCGACTGAAGATGTATTTCATTCGAGTCAGTTCAGGTTTTATGAAGAGGAAGCAAAGCGATCGAATTCCATTACCGTCATTGGTTCAGGGCAAAGCGCTGCTGAAGTTTTCTATGAGCTTTTGGCAGATCAACATCAATATCGATATGACCTAACATGGTATACCCGATCTGTTGGCTTTCTGCAATTAGAATCAGCGAAGCTTGGACAGGAAGTGTTCTCACCTGATTATGTGTCGTACTTTCATGAGCTTTCGTTTGAAGATCGGAAGAATGCATTATCAACACTAGGGCAACTTCGGAAAGGGATCGATCCTGAGACGCTGAAGAAAATTTATGATCTGCTATATCACCGCTCTGTCGATCAACAAACGAGAAATGTAACGATTCAACCATTAACAGAAGTGCAGAAAATACAAAATGCTGAAAATGAGTCAGGATATCAGCTTTCTTGCCATCAATGGCAAAAAGGAGAATCATTTCGCCATCATTCTGAAAAAGTCGTGCTCGCTACGGGTTATAAGCCGCATATTCCTAAGTGGTTCGAGAAGTTCAACGACCAGATAGAGTGGGAGGATGAGAAGCGCTACAAAGTTTCAATAGATTATCGTTTGCAATTTAAAAACCAACGTAACAATCATATTTTTACACTAACGAATTTAGAGCATTCCCATGGGGCTGGAGCGACGAATCTTGGACTTTCTGTTTATCGCAACCAACAAATCATTAATACAATTTGTGGTGAAGAGGTTTATCCAATTACGCAAGAGACGGTGTTCCAGCAGTTTGAGGAAAATGAAAAGGCTGACCTATAG
- a CDS encoding cytochrome-c oxidase yields the protein MSIKLIKISAVYFAIGVIMGMYMSMEHAFELMPVHAHLNLLGWTSLTLAGIIYHLFPKAAETTLAKIHFWGHNIGLPIMMLGLALFVYGHDQYEPAIAVGATITVVSVLLFVINVLKNVKAEG from the coding sequence ATGAGTATTAAGTTAATCAAAATTTCAGCAGTATATTTTGCAATCGGAGTCATAATGGGAATGTACATGTCAATGGAACATGCCTTTGAACTCATGCCAGTTCATGCCCATTTGAACCTATTAGGCTGGACATCGCTCACTTTGGCTGGAATCATTTATCATTTATTTCCGAAAGCCGCAGAAACTACATTAGCAAAAATTCATTTCTGGGGACACAACATCGGACTCCCAATCATGATGCTAGGGCTAGCGCTTTTCGTTTATGGACATGATCAATACGAACCCGCAATTGCGGTAGGCGCGACGATCACAGTTGTTAGCGTATTACTATTCGTCATCAATGTTTTGAAAAATGTCAAAGCAGAAGGATAA
- a CDS encoding redoxin domain-containing protein has translation MAQQLEIGQVAPDFNLSSTKGEKIRLSDFKGEKHVMVAFYPLDFTPGUIKEITSWKEDFNRFYENDTEVLAISVDHIYAHNVFAASLGTLPYPLLSDWYKTTAKDYGVLNEENLTAKRSVFIIDKEGIIQYINTEFDANDREQYLEVFKRCEGLCV, from the coding sequence GTGGCACAACAACTAGAGATTGGACAAGTTGCACCAGATTTCAATCTGTCCTCAACGAAAGGTGAAAAGATTCGTTTATCAGATTTTAAAGGTGAGAAGCATGTCATGGTTGCATTTTACCCGCTAGATTTCACACCTGGATGAATTAAAGAAATCACCTCTTGGAAAGAGGATTTCAACAGATTTTATGAAAATGACACTGAGGTCTTGGCGATCAGTGTTGACCATATTTATGCACATAACGTTTTCGCAGCAAGCTTAGGTACATTACCTTATCCGCTTTTATCCGATTGGTACAAGACAACAGCGAAGGATTATGGTGTATTAAATGAAGAAAATTTAACCGCAAAACGGTCAGTATTTATCATTGATAAGGAAGGCATCATCCAGTATATAAATACTGAGTTTGATGCGAATGACCGTGAACAGTACCTTGAAGTATTCAAGCGTTGTGAAGGACTTTGTGTATAA
- a CDS encoding HD domain-containing protein, with product MEIQRLQQQMGFLLEIDQLKNILRQTHVTDSSRRENDAEHSWHLAVMAIVLEEYANEKNINILHVVKMLLIHDLVEIDAGDTFAYDEKGYEDKEEREEEAAERIFSILPEDQADMIYALWREFEDRETAEARFAAALDRLHPMLLNHQTKGITWQKHDIRKEQVLSRNKTIAEGSEDLWEYAQAVIEDAVENGYLKA from the coding sequence TTGGAGATCCAACGATTGCAACAACAAATGGGGTTCTTGTTAGAAATTGATCAGTTGAAAAATATATTGAGACAGACGCATGTAACTGATAGCTCTAGAAGAGAAAATGATGCAGAACACTCTTGGCATTTAGCTGTCATGGCGATTGTTCTTGAGGAGTATGCGAATGAAAAGAATATCAATATTTTGCATGTCGTTAAAATGCTCCTGATTCATGACTTAGTTGAGATCGATGCTGGAGATACATTTGCATATGATGAAAAAGGATATGAAGATAAAGAGGAAAGAGAAGAAGAGGCTGCAGAACGAATTTTCTCTATCTTACCTGAAGATCAAGCTGATATGATTTATGCTTTATGGAGAGAGTTTGAAGATAGGGAGACGGCTGAAGCAAGATTTGCTGCTGCACTTGATCGCCTTCATCCAATGCTCTTGAATCATCAGACGAAAGGGATCACATGGCAAAAGCACGATATTCGTAAAGAGCAAGTGCTGAGCCGTAACAAGACAATTGCTGAAGGATCAGAGGATCTGTGGGAATATGCCCAAGCAGTAATAGAAGATGCCGTTGAAAACGGTTATTTAAAAGCATAA
- a CDS encoding metal ABC transporter substrate-binding protein has protein sequence MLKKAYLLFVGVLMALLLAACSGDSEAEGGKKDGEKLKVVTTYSILYDMVKNVGGDKVEVHSMVKIGANPHEYDPLPEDVKKTADADAVFYNGLNLEAGNSWFEKLLGTTGKDGEDAPVFRLSEGVDPKYLTTKGKEGEEDPHAWLDIANGIKYVENIRDGLIEADPDNKETYEKNAEEYISKLEKLHEEAKTSFSKIPKEDRFLITSEGAFKYFSAAYDIQSGYIWEINAENQGTPDQVRQVVDLIREKDVKVLFLETSIDARSMETVSRETGIPIGGKVFTDSIGAPGEDGDSYIKMMEWNINTIREQLEKHSK, from the coding sequence ATGTTGAAAAAAGCATATTTATTATTTGTAGGGGTTTTAATGGCATTGCTGTTAGCTGCTTGTAGTGGCGATAGCGAAGCAGAAGGTGGAAAGAAAGATGGAGAAAAGCTTAAGGTCGTTACGACTTATTCCATTTTATACGATATGGTCAAAAATGTAGGTGGAGACAAAGTTGAGGTTCACAGTATGGTTAAAATCGGAGCGAACCCACATGAATATGATCCACTTCCAGAAGACGTTAAGAAGACAGCTGACGCTGACGCAGTATTTTATAACGGATTGAACCTTGAAGCAGGTAACTCATGGTTTGAAAAGCTTCTCGGTACGACTGGAAAAGATGGAGAAGATGCTCCTGTCTTTCGTCTAAGTGAAGGCGTAGATCCAAAATACTTAACAACAAAAGGTAAAGAAGGTGAAGAGGATCCTCACGCATGGTTGGACATCGCAAACGGCATTAAGTATGTAGAAAACATCCGTGATGGTCTGATTGAAGCTGACCCTGATAACAAAGAAACGTATGAGAAAAACGCTGAAGAATATATTTCAAAGCTAGAAAAGTTACATGAAGAAGCAAAAACGAGCTTTAGCAAAATTCCGAAAGAAGACCGCTTCCTCATTACGAGTGAAGGTGCTTTCAAATACTTCAGTGCAGCTTATGACATCCAATCAGGATACATCTGGGAAATTAACGCTGAAAACCAAGGTACACCTGACCAAGTCCGCCAAGTTGTAGACTTAATTCGTGAAAAAGACGTCAAAGTTCTATTCCTAGAAACGAGTATTGATGCACGTAGTATGGAAACCGTATCACGTGAAACAGGTATCCCAATCGGTGGTAAAGTCTTTACAGACTCTATCGGGGCTCCAGGTGAAGACGGAGACTCTTACATCAAAATGATGGAGTGGAACATCAATACGATTAGAGAACAGCTAGAAAAGCATTCTAAGTAA
- a CDS encoding metal ABC transporter permease gives MNFIEAIIQYEFLQKALITSVMVGIICGVIGCFIILRGMALMGDAISHAVLPGVAISYMLGINFFFGAVFTGVLTAIGIGFVSQNSRLKNDTAIGILFTSAFAAGIILITFMKSSTDLYHILFGNVLAVRPSDMWVTLAIGILVIAGVYFFYKELLVTSFDATMAQAYGLSTRVIHYLLMTLLTMVTVASLQTVGIVLVVAMLITPAATAYLLTDRLWVMIYLAAGFGTIASVVGLYYSFMYNLPSGATIVLTSTILFVAVFLFSPKHGFVRKLIKSRKRASIAS, from the coding sequence ATGAACTTTATAGAAGCGATCATACAGTACGAATTTCTTCAAAAAGCATTAATTACATCCGTGATGGTCGGCATCATTTGTGGCGTAATTGGATGCTTCATCATCCTGAGAGGTATGGCTCTTATGGGTGATGCGATTTCACACGCTGTATTGCCAGGTGTTGCAATATCCTACATGCTAGGGATCAACTTCTTCTTCGGAGCCGTATTTACAGGTGTTTTAACTGCGATCGGAATTGGTTTTGTCAGTCAAAACAGTCGATTGAAAAACGATACCGCAATCGGGATTTTATTTACATCCGCCTTCGCGGCAGGGATTATTTTAATCACCTTTATGAAGAGTAGTACTGACTTGTATCATATCTTGTTTGGTAATGTGCTTGCCGTTCGCCCATCTGACATGTGGGTTACGCTCGCAATCGGGATTCTTGTTATTGCAGGTGTCTACTTCTTTTATAAAGAATTACTCGTCACTTCATTCGACGCAACAATGGCTCAAGCATACGGGTTATCGACTAGAGTCATCCATTACTTATTAATGACCTTGCTGACAATGGTTACAGTCGCTTCACTTCAAACAGTAGGAATTGTCCTTGTTGTTGCGATGTTGATTACACCTGCAGCAACAGCCTATCTTTTGACAGATCGATTATGGGTCATGATTTATCTAGCAGCAGGATTTGGAACGATTGCTTCAGTCGTCGGTTTGTATTACAGCTTTATGTATAACCTTCCATCCGGAGCTACAATCGTACTCACATCTACAATCTTATTTGTCGCAGTATTCTTATTCTCACCGAAACATGGTTTTGTGAGAAAACTAATTAAATCTAGAAAAAGAGCTTCAATAGCAAGCTAG
- a CDS encoding metal ABC transporter ATP-binding protein, whose product MPNVLNVNNLNVSYLGNVALTNISFQVEQGSLVGIIGPNGAGKSTLIKALMDLIPSETGKVEILEKPVKKVRKKIAYVPQRNDIDWDFPILVLDAVLIGTYPHLGVFKRPKKEQREWAYECLKRVGMEEFSKRQIGELSGGQQQRVFLARALAQKADVFFLDEPFVGVDLSSENTIIHILKEMQKEGKTILVVHHDLSKANEYFDELILLNKELIAKGEVHQVLEAQTIQRAYGNPLAFMSDNMGVNQA is encoded by the coding sequence GTGCCAAATGTACTTAATGTAAATAATTTAAACGTATCCTATCTTGGTAACGTTGCATTAACCAATATATCGTTCCAAGTGGAACAAGGAAGCTTAGTTGGCATTATCGGTCCGAACGGCGCAGGAAAATCAACACTTATAAAAGCATTGATGGACCTTATACCGTCTGAGACAGGTAAGGTTGAAATTCTAGAAAAACCAGTCAAAAAAGTACGGAAGAAAATCGCATACGTTCCACAACGGAATGATATTGACTGGGACTTTCCAATACTCGTTCTTGATGCTGTATTAATCGGGACTTATCCACATCTTGGTGTTTTCAAAAGACCGAAGAAGGAACAACGGGAATGGGCATACGAGTGCTTGAAGCGCGTAGGTATGGAGGAATTCAGCAAACGACAAATCGGAGAGCTTTCTGGCGGACAGCAGCAAAGAGTTTTCTTAGCTCGCGCACTTGCACAAAAAGCTGATGTGTTCTTTTTGGATGAACCGTTTGTTGGCGTTGATCTTTCCAGTGAAAATACAATCATCCACATTCTGAAGGAAATGCAGAAAGAGGGCAAAACAATTCTCGTTGTACACCATGACTTGAGTAAAGCCAACGAGTACTTCGACGAATTGATCTTATTAAACAAAGAGTTAATTGCAAAAGGTGAAGTTCATCAAGTCTTAGAAGCGCAAACCATACAGAGAGCTTACGGTAATCCTCTTGCATTTATGAGTGACAATATGGGAGTGAACCAAGCATGA
- a CDS encoding metallophosphoesterase family protein, with protein sequence MNHLFKIIAVILTTFMVVPLSAGASEGPISIIGKQDGGIGNTTNYLDEVPNISVDPKVNDIIYPLFSTPAIKEKNQSLTIKIDSQGKEAAGWAVKLKPTNHSALTETYELPVQKVTEGSSHWKNSSKIYDVTVQIPKNVPEELYDLEVTYTANGQRKTDQQPHSVKVLDKFNKDFTFLHLTDTHIGSPRNLGNQDDPSTVSPGRLKEAGMWDPDPKKRWLYLQKAIKEVNLKNPDFVVVTGDLMYGQMNPQEYIYEYDETYEMLQKLDVPVYLVPGNHDYYAQDATLADGAKYWEQYFGPQYFSFDYGPYAHFIGYNSFDWHKFDRSGHGTVSVPTWGGQIRQEQLEWVKKDLEENEKTAQPDQIKGLFSHHNPLWRDRDIWPQDDPDVQKYWKQYDEQHNPQSIETLTLGEKLGIQYDQQWHGENAHELIDVMKQNNVNLSLHGHTHIDDVTEKDGILYTTTTAIELSGKPWVGFRPFQVKNGNVTSYNYEEPGRSVPVYENGDTESGVMSLESEYKNPNDGHSTQQTVTIHNRLNKAMTVTIPIYLVKGDYDVSEGTVKQNVRSGDRQYVEVVITVPANSTKEIEIK encoded by the coding sequence GTGAATCACCTTTTTAAAATCATTGCTGTCATTCTTACAACATTTATGGTCGTGCCTCTGTCAGCAGGAGCTTCAGAAGGACCGATAAGTATAATTGGAAAACAAGATGGCGGTATCGGTAATACAACCAATTATTTAGATGAAGTTCCTAACATTTCTGTAGATCCGAAAGTCAACGATATCATTTATCCACTCTTTTCTACTCCAGCTATAAAGGAGAAAAATCAATCACTTACCATAAAAATTGATAGCCAAGGAAAAGAAGCAGCTGGTTGGGCTGTAAAACTCAAGCCGACTAATCATTCTGCGCTTACAGAAACATACGAATTACCAGTGCAAAAGGTTACAGAAGGAAGTTCACATTGGAAAAACAGTTCTAAGATTTATGATGTAACCGTTCAAATCCCTAAAAATGTACCTGAAGAGTTATACGACCTTGAAGTAACTTATACAGCAAACGGTCAACGGAAAACAGATCAACAGCCTCACTCCGTCAAAGTACTAGACAAGTTCAATAAGGATTTCACGTTTTTACATCTAACGGATACACACATTGGTTCTCCGCGAAACCTTGGAAATCAAGACGATCCTTCCACTGTCAGCCCTGGACGTCTTAAAGAAGCAGGAATGTGGGATCCCGATCCAAAGAAGCGTTGGTTATATCTTCAAAAAGCCATTAAAGAAGTAAACTTGAAGAACCCTGATTTCGTCGTTGTAACAGGAGACCTTATGTACGGGCAAATGAATCCACAAGAATACATTTATGAATATGATGAAACCTATGAGATGCTTCAAAAGCTAGATGTTCCCGTTTATCTAGTACCTGGTAACCACGACTACTATGCACAAGACGCGACATTAGCTGATGGAGCAAAGTATTGGGAGCAATATTTTGGACCTCAATATTTTTCTTTTGATTACGGTCCTTACGCTCACTTTATCGGATATAACTCATTTGATTGGCATAAATTTGACCGTAGCGGTCACGGGACGGTATCTGTGCCGACATGGGGTGGACAAATTCGCCAAGAACAGCTTGAGTGGGTGAAAAAAGATCTTGAAGAAAACGAGAAAACAGCTCAACCAGATCAAATCAAAGGACTGTTTTCACACCACAACCCACTTTGGCGAGACCGTGATATTTGGCCACAGGATGATCCAGATGTACAGAAATATTGGAAGCAATATGATGAACAACACAATCCACAAAGCATTGAAACATTGACACTCGGGGAGAAGTTAGGCATCCAGTATGACCAACAATGGCATGGTGAAAATGCACATGAATTGATTGATGTCATGAAACAAAATAACGTCAATCTCAGTTTGCATGGACATACTCACATTGACGATGTCACTGAGAAAGATGGAATCCTATATACGACGACAACCGCCATCGAACTAAGCGGGAAACCATGGGTAGGATTCAGACCCTTTCAAGTTAAAAATGGTAATGTAACATCATATAACTATGAAGAACCTGGGCGATCTGTACCCGTTTATGAGAACGGAGATACTGAAAGTGGTGTAATGTCGCTAGAGTCTGAATATAAGAATCCAAATGACGGTCATTCAACTCAACAAACCGTAACCATTCATAACCGATTGAATAAAGCAATGACAGTGACAATCCCCATCTACCTTGTAAAAGGTGATTATGATGTGTCAGAAGGTACTGTGAAGCAAAATGTGAGATCTGGTGATCGGCAATATGTGGAAGTGGTAATCACTGTACCTGCAAACAGCACGAAAGAAATAGAAATTAAATAA
- a CDS encoding GNAT family N-acetyltransferase, whose amino-acid sequence MIEIRKLGPDEAEAYYKLRLEGLEKFPEAFASSYEEEVTRTINDVKHNMEKEDRFTAGAYYGNELVGIGTFFQHTKKKLKHKGEIVGVYVSQHVQRNGIGFKLLQYLVDEASSIEGIEQILLTVMSENRSAIRSYEKLGFQSYGVEEHSLKIEGYYYDEILMKLNLSKKDETSS is encoded by the coding sequence ATGATTGAAATTCGCAAGCTCGGACCTGATGAAGCAGAGGCTTATTACAAATTACGATTAGAAGGTTTAGAGAAGTTTCCAGAAGCGTTTGCTTCTTCTTATGAAGAAGAGGTTACCCGTACCATAAATGATGTGAAACATAATATGGAGAAAGAAGATCGGTTCACTGCTGGCGCTTATTATGGGAATGAGCTCGTCGGAATTGGGACATTCTTTCAACATACGAAGAAGAAATTGAAACATAAAGGTGAAATTGTAGGCGTTTATGTGAGTCAACATGTGCAGAGAAATGGTATTGGATTTAAGCTTTTACAATATTTAGTTGATGAAGCAAGTAGTATCGAAGGCATCGAACAAATCCTTTTGACGGTCATGAGTGAAAATCGATCGGCAATCAGGTCTTATGAAAAGCTCGGATTTCAATCATACGGAGTTGAAGAGCACTCCTTGAAGATTGAAGGATATTATTATGATGAGATTTTAATGAAATTAAATTTAAGCAAAAAAGACGAAACGTCCTCTTAA